A window of the Clupea harengus chromosome 8, Ch_v2.0.2, whole genome shotgun sequence genome harbors these coding sequences:
- the LOC116221498 gene encoding uncharacterized protein LOC116221498 — protein MKSSLLCPAILIATIFRTMAENMTDSPEPTLNTTVFEHGTTLNGTEPISTVSSDASTQFDNTTVRRKPHTSHVTKASAPPPMSSTTTNVKPVVQTCQTLTELLELRCPSVLIMGGLAIGCVILLFSTMALACQVCHLKSQIGDYSFDTYANKANGRRRADDGEPNEATIMMSEVAKEDEMEMKSETARDEEGDGESQAENNQPKEQEKDVNETPGSDQSPAEKTDAAESDKTAASGDSDAIKSSVNEAEKPEENTDEAAHNTIAETKDVTGGSKKMADAN, from the coding sequence ATGAAGTCTTCACTGCTGTGCCCTGCCATTCTGATAGCCACCATCTTCAGGACAATGGCTGAAAACATGACTGACAGTCCAGAGCCTACTCTGAACACAACAGTCTTTGAACATGGAACAACTTTGAATGGAACTGAGCCTATTTCTACTGTTTCTTCTGACGCTTCGACACAGTTTGACAATACAACGGTCAgaagaaaaccacacacatcacacgtcACAAAGGCTAGCGCACCACCACCAATGTCATCGACCACCACCAATGTCAAGCCTGTCGTTCAGACCTGCCAAACATTGACCGAGTTACTGGAACTCAGATGCCCTTCTGTGCTCATTATGGGGGGTCTGGCTATAGGCTGCGTGATTCTGCTGTTTAGCACCATGGCACTGGCTTGCCAGGTGTGCCACCTTAAAAGCCAGATCGGCGACTACTCCTTCGACACCTATGCCAACAAGGCAAACGGCAGAAGGAGGGCCGATGACGGCGAGCCCAACGAGGCCACCATCATGATGTCGGAGGTGGCCAAAGAGGATGAGATGGAGATGAAGTCGGAGACGGCGAGAGACGAAGAGGGAGACGGTGAGAGTCAGGCGGAGAACAACCAACCcaaggagcaggagaaggatgTGAACGAGACCCCCGGCAGTGACCAAAGCCCCGCGGAAAAGACAGATGCGGCTGAGAGTGACAAGACAGCTGCGTCTGGCGACTCCGATGCGATCAAAAGTTCAGTCAACGAAGCCGAGAAGCCTGAGGAGAACACAGACGAGGCGGCGCACAACACAATCGCTGAGACTAAAGATGTGACTGGCGGGTCGAAGAAAATGGCGGATGCAAACTAA